CACCCCCAGGTGATAAATCCCACCCGGCATAGACCAATAAATGGGCCATTGATAGTGCTGCACCAAATCTATCTCTGCTTGCCGAGAAACAGGTTGGGCTAAATCAATATCCGGGCTGTTCTTCACCTGTTCCTTGGTTAAATATACAGGGAATACATGAGACTGCCAATCCGGTTGACCCAGTACCAAACGATTGATGAGGACCCGGCGTCCCGGCAGCCATTTGCCGGTGTCTACCACCAGATAGCGTATCGTCCATTGGTCGTCATCAAAGTACAGGTCCACAACCAGGCCAATCTCACCATCTTTGGCTTGCAGGGTATAATTTTTTAATTCTTTAACACTGCGTAACATGGTCAGCTATCCTTTCTGTTCTGTTCAGCTAGTTCCTGGGACGACCATAAAAATCGTACAGTCGTTCTTCGTATACTTCGTTGATCGGCGTGGAGGGGTCGTACTCGGGACTATTTTTGATGGTTTCCTGGGCCAGGTCTATATAAACCTGTCGCCCCGGCCACGATACCGCCTCTATCCATGTTGGCGCAAGGAGTACTTTTCGACCCGGTAACCAGTTTCGAGTGTCTATCACCAGGTAATTGATCTCAACAATGGGGGCGGCAATGCCGGTTGTCAACAGCAAGAAAAAGAATGTCGCCAGCAGCGTCGGACGAGAATACTGGCTTAGACTGCCACCAAAGAACCAATCGGGCAACCAAGAG
This portion of the Anaerolineae bacterium genome encodes:
- a CDS encoding PRC-barrel domain-containing protein; translated protein: MLRSVKELKNYTLQAKDGEIGLVVDLYFDDDQWTIRYLVVDTGKWLPGRRVLINRLVLGQPDWQSHVFPVYLTKEQVKNSPDIDLAQPVSRQAEIDLVQHYQWPIYWSMPGGIYHLGV